A genome region from Akkermansiaceae bacterium includes the following:
- a CDS encoding NAD(P)/FAD-dependent oxidoreductase — translation METKHFDYVVIGGGSAGYAAARTARETFGNVAIIEDAEELGGLCILRGCMPSKTLIYSAEVLHLAKEGKKFGLNISGAEMDMAALHQRKLDVIGDFTSYRREQLESDRFHLIRDRAFFVDEKTVDLANSGQRITADHFMIATGSVVNTPDIPGLRETPHWTSDDVLDLDFLPESVIVLGGGIVACELAQFLNRAGSKVIQIQRSPIILRETSEDAAKVVMQAFRDEGIELHTDTALESVAQEGGEFVVRFRQGGEAREARAAHLFNALGRKPNVSGLKLENAGVKTRKSGHIEVDGMQRTANPRIYAAGDVTGPHEIVHIAIMQGEVAAQHAAGKCPNPVNYDGRTGVVFTDPQIAGAGIPLEEAEAKGIRTVVADYPFDDHGKSILMDAKYGYVKAWADRDSGKLIGAECVGKDAGELIHAMAVAITLGATPADLLKVHWYHPTLSEIWSYPLEELAEELGKSKP, via the coding sequence ATGGAAACAAAGCATTTCGACTACGTGGTTATCGGTGGCGGCAGCGCCGGGTATGCGGCGGCGCGGACGGCAAGGGAGACGTTCGGAAACGTCGCCATCATCGAGGACGCGGAGGAACTCGGAGGCTTGTGCATCCTGCGCGGGTGCATGCCTTCGAAGACCCTGATCTATTCCGCAGAGGTGCTGCACCTTGCCAAGGAGGGGAAAAAATTCGGGCTGAATATCTCCGGTGCGGAGATGGATATGGCCGCGCTTCATCAGCGCAAACTCGATGTCATCGGCGATTTCACTTCCTACCGGCGTGAGCAGCTCGAATCGGATCGCTTTCACCTCATCCGCGACCGGGCGTTTTTCGTGGATGAAAAAACGGTGGATCTTGCCAATTCCGGACAACGGATCACGGCGGATCATTTCATGATCGCGACGGGTTCCGTGGTCAACACGCCGGACATCCCCGGCCTCCGGGAAACTCCGCACTGGACGAGCGATGATGTGCTGGATCTCGATTTCCTGCCGGAGTCTGTCATCGTCCTCGGCGGCGGCATCGTGGCCTGCGAGCTCGCGCAATTCCTGAACAGGGCGGGATCAAAAGTCATCCAGATCCAGCGCAGCCCCATCATCCTCAGGGAGACGTCGGAGGATGCGGCAAAGGTTGTCATGCAGGCGTTCCGCGACGAGGGCATCGAGCTTCATACGGACACCGCGCTGGAAAGCGTCGCACAGGAAGGCGGCGAGTTCGTCGTCCGTTTCCGCCAGGGCGGGGAAGCTCGGGAAGCCCGCGCCGCCCATCTCTTCAACGCGCTCGGCAGGAAGCCCAATGTCTCCGGCCTGAAACTGGAAAACGCCGGGGTGAAGACAAGGAAGTCCGGGCATATCGAGGTCGATGGCATGCAGCGGACCGCCAACCCGCGCATTTATGCCGCAGGCGATGTCACCGGGCCGCATGAGATCGTCCACATCGCGATCATGCAGGGTGAGGTCGCCGCGCAACATGCCGCCGGAAAATGCCCGAACCCGGTGAACTACGATGGCAGGACGGGCGTCGTCTTCACCGATCCGCAGATCGCCGGTGCGGGGATTCCCCTGGAGGAGGCCGAGGCAAAGGGCATCCGCACGGTGGTCGCGGACTACCCCTTCGACGACCACGGGAAATCCATCCTCATGGACGCGAAATACGGATACGTGAAAGCCTGGGCGGATCGCGACAGCGGCAAGTTGATCGGAGCGGAATGCGTCGGCAAGGATGCCGGGGAGCTCATCCACGCCATGGCCGTCGCCATCACCCTCGGCGCGACCCCGGCGGACTTGCTCAAGGTCCACTGGTATCACCCCACCCTCAGCGAAATCTGGAGCTACCCGCTGGAGGAATTGGCGGAGGAACTGGGGAAGTCAAAACCATGA
- a CDS encoding c-type cytochrome — protein sequence MKSNLRIAFILCLAAIASSPLPAQTGIHPLMKMENVYPENDVELKVSAMCFMGADLYVTVFTPDRQNQAPFREGEVFRIKGLGGSDGPIIAEKLMGGLYEPTAIGTFSGKIYIGEKDKISRLDDRNGDGKFTADEKTVLIDGISQPNFHTYTVGFGKIERDGKTYLAGNLTTSIKIGGAREYNVTVNPKTHRGSSFMLGPITGSETAEDVDIEYLAGGYRTPNGFTVASDGSPIVVDNQGVFNPSNEFIRITRGGFYGHFLMKRDDSNVAAFQPDEVDSLVGGSKYQLPPTVHMPQGSVARSPAQPMELKGLEGELSAYNGQFLVPDVTKGTMTRIFTEKVGEVWQGAVFNHSAGYDKAGVNGFTAGPNRLIGGPDGKYYIGGIGHGGLWRIQGVPGEPYTGLQRLSFRETLPESFNEMVAVRDTKEGLEIEFFRPLESAPEAGKLSIRQWTYIPTNGYGGPDVGMETLAPKSMALSEDGKRLSIAIDGLRDNSPPFVTRKEYSNENVGWVVNLRIEDASLWANEAWYTMNKHLGQTSQRPVGIDAALATRQPIKYAEAVHAAVCSACHAIDGQQLVGPNFKGLFGRKQKVTHRDGKTSDVTVDEGYIIRSILDPTAMYPVGFPPAMPDPGLSEDEAGAIAKWIKTLK from the coding sequence ATGAAGAGCAACCTCCGAATCGCGTTCATCCTCTGCCTGGCAGCAATCGCCTCCTCCCCGCTCCCTGCCCAAACCGGCATCCATCCGCTGATGAAAATGGAGAACGTCTATCCGGAGAACGACGTTGAGCTGAAGGTTTCCGCAATGTGCTTCATGGGTGCGGATCTCTACGTGACCGTGTTCACACCGGACCGGCAGAACCAGGCGCCGTTCAGGGAGGGCGAGGTTTTCCGCATCAAGGGCTTGGGCGGAAGTGACGGCCCCATCATCGCGGAAAAGCTCATGGGCGGACTCTACGAACCAACGGCCATCGGGACTTTCTCGGGCAAGATTTACATAGGAGAGAAGGACAAGATCTCGCGGCTCGATGACAGGAACGGCGACGGAAAATTCACGGCCGATGAAAAAACCGTCCTCATCGACGGCATCTCACAGCCGAATTTCCATACCTACACCGTCGGCTTCGGGAAAATCGAACGCGACGGCAAGACCTACCTCGCGGGAAACCTGACGACATCGATCAAGATCGGGGGCGCGCGCGAATACAATGTGACGGTGAACCCCAAGACCCACCGCGGCTCATCCTTCATGCTCGGCCCCATCACGGGTTCGGAAACGGCGGAGGACGTCGATATCGAATACCTCGCCGGCGGCTACCGCACACCCAACGGATTCACAGTGGCATCCGACGGAAGCCCCATCGTTGTCGACAACCAAGGTGTCTTCAACCCGTCCAATGAATTCATCCGAATCACCAGGGGCGGCTTCTACGGCCATTTCCTGATGAAACGCGACGATTCGAACGTCGCCGCCTTCCAGCCGGACGAGGTGGATTCCTTGGTCGGAGGTTCGAAATACCAGCTCCCGCCCACCGTCCACATGCCGCAGGGATCGGTGGCCCGCTCGCCCGCCCAGCCGATGGAGCTCAAAGGCCTCGAAGGCGAACTATCCGCCTACAACGGCCAGTTCCTCGTGCCGGATGTCACCAAGGGAACGATGACCCGGATCTTCACGGAAAAGGTCGGCGAAGTGTGGCAGGGTGCCGTTTTCAATCACTCCGCAGGCTACGACAAGGCGGGGGTGAACGGCTTCACCGCCGGCCCGAACCGCCTGATCGGGGGCCCCGATGGGAAATACTACATCGGCGGCATCGGCCACGGCGGCCTGTGGCGCATCCAGGGCGTGCCCGGCGAGCCTTACACCGGGCTCCAGCGGCTTTCATTCAGGGAAACACTCCCGGAATCGTTCAACGAAATGGTGGCCGTGCGGGACACCAAGGAAGGGCTGGAAATCGAGTTTTTCCGGCCTCTGGAATCCGCGCCGGAAGCGGGGAAACTTTCCATACGCCAATGGACCTACATCCCGACGAACGGTTACGGCGGCCCGGATGTCGGGATGGAAACACTTGCACCGAAGTCCATGGCTTTGTCCGAAGACGGGAAACGCCTGTCCATCGCCATCGATGGTCTCCGTGACAACTCGCCCCCTTTCGTGACCCGCAAGGAGTATTCGAACGAGAATGTCGGCTGGGTCGTGAACCTGCGTATCGAGGATGCGTCCCTTTGGGCGAACGAGGCCTGGTACACGATGAACAAGCACCTGGGCCAGACATCCCAGCGCCCCGTTGGCATCGATGCGGCGCTGGCCACCAGGCAACCAATCAAATACGCGGAGGCGGTTCATGCCGCGGTTTGCTCAGCCTGCCATGCCATCGACGGGCAACAGCTTGTCGGCCCCAATTTCAAAGGTCTGTTCGGACGCAAGCAGAAGGTGACCCACCGCGACGGCAAGACATCAGATGTCACCGTGGATGAGGGTTACATCATCAGATCCATCCTCGATCCCACGGCCATGTATCCCGTCGGGTTTCCCCCCGCCATGCCGGATCCCGGGCTATCCGAGGATGAAGCAGGAGCGATCGCGAAATGGATCAAGACGCTGAAGTGA
- the murG gene encoding undecaprenyldiphospho-muramoylpentapeptide beta-N-acetylglucosaminyltransferase, translating to MSPKKILIACGGTGGHLFPGIAVAESLLAQGHEPLLLISQKKIDSQASAKYPHLTFRVVPAIAKPATLSPKMLPFLWALYQSIRTSKKIIREFGADAVLGMGGFTSLPPVYAGHKLGKKTFVHDSNARPGRANILTSRFCTKVFIGLQPAAAFFKAPTQLTGTPARPEILNLPSRADAAARFGLDPHKQTILVTGGSQGALGLNQLTAKAAPLLPEDIQILHIAGPNDRDRIASENPVQRPGYKLIGFCDQMPSAYALADLVIARSGASTLTEISLAGLPSILVPYPFAADDHQTANARVFSDAGAAKLIQQKDLTPDCLAKLLIGLLADPAALSKMSAAAKSLAISDAPEKVTAEILNN from the coding sequence AAATATTAATCGCCTGTGGGGGCACCGGCGGCCACCTCTTCCCAGGCATCGCCGTCGCTGAGTCCCTGCTTGCGCAGGGACACGAGCCGCTGCTTCTCATTTCCCAGAAGAAAATCGATTCGCAGGCATCAGCAAAATATCCGCACCTCACCTTCAGGGTGGTCCCTGCAATCGCAAAGCCCGCCACACTCTCCCCGAAGATGCTCCCTTTCCTCTGGGCGCTTTACCAATCCATCCGGACATCGAAAAAGATCATCCGTGAATTCGGTGCCGACGCCGTTCTGGGCATGGGAGGATTCACCTCGCTCCCCCCCGTCTATGCCGGGCACAAGCTCGGAAAGAAAACATTCGTCCACGATTCCAACGCCCGTCCGGGACGGGCGAACATCCTCACCTCCCGCTTCTGCACCAAGGTCTTCATCGGCCTCCAACCCGCCGCCGCCTTCTTCAAGGCACCCACCCAGCTCACCGGCACCCCCGCCCGCCCGGAAATCCTCAACCTCCCCTCCCGCGCCGATGCCGCCGCACGCTTCGGCCTCGACCCTCACAAGCAGACCATCCTCGTCACCGGCGGCTCGCAGGGTGCGCTCGGCCTCAACCAGCTCACCGCAAAGGCCGCCCCCCTTCTTCCTGAAGATATCCAGATCCTGCACATCGCCGGCCCGAACGACCGCGACCGCATCGCCTCGGAAAACCCCGTCCAGCGCCCCGGCTACAAGCTCATCGGCTTCTGCGACCAGATGCCCTCCGCCTACGCCCTGGCGGATCTCGTCATCGCCCGCTCCGGAGCATCCACCCTCACGGAAATCTCCCTCGCCGGCCTCCCTTCCATTCTCGTCCCCTACCCCTTCGCCGCCGACGACCACCAGACGGCAAACGCCAGGGTTTTCTCCGATGCCGGAGCCGCCAAACTGATCCAGCAGAAAGATCTCACCCCGGATTGCCTCGCCAAGCTCCTTATCGGCCTACTCGCCGATCCCGCCGCGCTTTCAAAAATGTCCGCCGCCGCGAAATCCCTCGCCATTTCGGATGCGCCCGAAAAAGTCACTGCCGAGATACTGAACAACTGA